Genomic window (Marinobacter fonticola):
GTCGGCGCCGCTACCCTCGCCGTACTGGTCCTGGCGGGTGGCCATTACTTCACCGGCGCCTGGAAAGCCTTCCGCCACCATAATGCCAATATGGATACCCTAATCGCCCTGGGCACCGGAACCGCCTGGGCCTATTCCATGGTGGTGGTGGCGTTTCCGGACGTTCTACCCCAGGCCGCACGGCATGTCTATTTTGAGGCCTCGGCCATGATCATCGGCTTGATCAACCTGGGTCAGGCGTTGGAGTTGCGCGCCCGCGGCCGCACCTCCCAGGCCATCCGCCGGCTACTCGACCTGCGGGCCAAGACCGCACGGGTGATCCGCGACGGCGAGGAGCGGGATATTCCGGTGGAGGACGTGCAGATCGGTGATCGCTTTCGGGTCCGGCCGGGCGAGAAGGTGCCGGTGGATGCCAGGGTCACCGACGGTCACAGCCGCATCGATGAAAGCATGCTCACCGGCGAGCCCATGCCGGTGGCAAAGGCCGAAGGCGACGAGGTGGCCGCGGGCACGCTGAATACCAGCGGTTCACTGGTGTGCGAGGCCACGCGTGTGGGGGCCGAAACCGCGCTGGCGCAAATCATTCAGATGGTCAAAAAGGCCCAGGGAGACAAGCCCCCTATCGGCCGGCTGGCGGACAGGATCTCGGCGATCTTCGTGCCCACTATCCTGCTGATCGCCATTGCCGCTGCGCTGGCCTGGTATAACTTCGGTCCCGCGCCTCAGGTGGTGCACATGATGGTCGCCGCGACGACGGTTCTGATTATTGCCTGCCCCTGCGCACTGGGTCTGGCGACCCCCATGTCCGTTATGGTCGGCGTCGGCAAAGCCGCCGAACACGGCATCCTTATCCGCCAGGGGGAGGCCCTGCAGCTTGCCGGGCAAATCGACACCGTGGTGCTGGACAAAACCGGCACCATTACCGAAGGCAAGCCCCGGGTTACGCGTGTCGACACGGTTGATGGCTTGAACGAGGCGGACTTACTGCGCCTCGCCGCCGGTTTGGAGCAGCACTCCGAACACCCCCTGGCCCAGGCGATTCTAGCGGCGGCGGATGAGCGGCACATCGACCGTGCCGGCGCCCGTCACTTCGAAGCGTTCAATGGCCAGGGCGTCAGCGCCGAATGGGAGGGCAAAACGCTACGTCTGGGGAACCGCCGCTGGCTGGAAAGCGAGGGCGTCGATCTGCAAGCGCTCGCCGAAGCGGCAGCCGCTATTTCCGGCCAAGCCGGTACGCCGCTGTTCCTAGCTCGCGATCGTCAGGCCCTGGGTGTCATTGGCGTGGCGGACCGGATCAAGCCTGACTCGCGCGATGCCATCGCGGCGATGCAAGCCCAAGGCATTCGCGTGGTGATGCTGACCGGCGATGTCGAAGCCAGTGCCCAAGCCATCGCCCGGGAAGCCGGTATCGATGAGGTCCATGCCAACGTCCTGCCGGAGGACAAGGCCAGCATCGTCAGCCGGTTGCGTAGCGAAGACCGGCATGTGGCCATGGTCGGCGACGGCATCAACGATGCCCCGGCTCTGGCTGCGGCAGACGTCGGTTTTGCCATCGGTGCCGGGACGGACGTCGCCATCGAGAGCGCGTCGATCACGCTGATGCGCAGCTCATTGAGCGGCGTCACCGACGCCATCGCCATTTCCCGCGCCACGGTGCGCAACATCCGTCAAAACCTGTTCGGTGCCTTCGTCTACAACAGTCTCGGCGTACCTATCGCCGCCGGTATTTTGTACCCGGTTTGGGGCCTCCTGATGAGCCCGATACTGGCCGGCGCGGCCATGTCCCTATCCTCGGTTACGGTAGTGACCAACGCCAACCGGCTGCGGCTTTTCAAGCCCGGGAAAACGCATTCGGGCAAAGAGGACGTATCACGATGACGGCCATTTTGATCAACGGTGCCGGACTGTTACTGGCGGCCTTTGTGGTCGGCTGGTTCTGGCTGAGCGCGCCGTCTGAAAAAACCGACGAAAATCAACAACACCATCATTGAGGAATAGCCATGACCAAGGCGAAACCGTTTTTACGCGCATCCCTACTAAGCATCGTTAGTCTGGCGGTTTCACCCGCCCTGGTTCACGCCGCCGAGGCGATCACCGTGCATAAATCCCCCACGTGCGGCTGTTGTACTGATTGGGTCCGGCACCTGGAGGAGAACGGGTTTGAGGTTACGGTACATGACACCCAGAACATCAATCAGATCAAGGTGGATGCCGGTCTGACGCGGGAACTGGCAAGCTGTCATACCGCCTTTGTCGGCGACTACGTCATCGAAGGCCATGTGCCGGCAACCGACATCCACCGGCTGCTACAGGAGGCGCCGCAAGCGCGGGGCCTCGCCGTACCCGGCATGCCGATCGGATCCCCGGGTATGGAGATGGGGGATCGTCAGGACCCTTACACCGTATTGCTGTTCAACGGGGCGGGGCAGAATCGTCCATTCGCCACCTATCCCTAACCTCCCTTTATCCGTGCCGACCCGGATAGCACCGGTCAGCCTGCTCGGCCGGTGCTGTTGCAGTGGGCGCGGAATTCCAGCTCGCTGATGCTTTCGTCACCGTCGGCGTCGATCACCTCCAGCATCCGCCGTCCGGCTTCGAAATTCGTTGCCGGCTGACGCTCGTCAACGGTCTCCGGTACGTCGCCGCAGGTAAGGTCCTCGCCCACCCCGCACTGGCGCAGATAAACCAACTCCGCGCGGTCGATGTAATCGCTGCCGTTGCGATCGGCGCACTCGAATTGCCCCTTGGGACCTGGCGACAGTTTCTGCGACGCCGGCGCCTTCGGGGTATCCGTTGTCGTGCAGCCGGCGAGCACAAGACCGGCTACGGGTATCAAGACTGTACAAATCCGCTTTATCATCGAATGTCTCCTGTTATTGGCTGTTGCCTATTACGAATGTTGGCTATCGCCGTATTACTGGTGATCGCCTTGGCAATCCCGTCATATGAAGTATGGACGACAGGACAGAGCGTGTCAGACTGATCGAGGACGTTTATAGGTTCCTTCAACCACAGACCGACAGATAGAAACAACCGACATGCTGGAAAAAGCAAAGAACAGGCCTCGCTTACTGCAGCTCATGCTGATCGGGCTTTTCCTCTACGGCAGTTTCAGCTATGCGCTGAGCCTGCTGGAGTACACCTGGTTTCAGACCCAAGGCTCGGCCATATTGGGCGTCAGCGAATCCTACAGCAGCCTGACCACGGCCCAGCGCGCCGCGCTCGACGATAAATGCGGCAGCCACCTTCTACCAGCCGCAGGGATCGCGCTGACGGCAGAGCAGGCGCGCGTCGTCTTGCGCTGCGGACGATTCTGGCCCTTCCATCGTTACTCGATTGAAGCACCCAACGGCCCGGTCAGTATCGACCTGTCCGACGACAATACCCGGACCATCTACCTGATCAATATGACGTGGCTGGTATTGTCTGCGGCTGTGATGAGTCTGGCGGGCTACACCGTTTACCGGGTGGTGCGTCGCGATGAGTCTGCCGCCTACCGCTGGAGCCTGGTCTCCTTTGCCAGCAGCCTCCTGATGGTGGCACTCTATGTAGGTCTCATGTTCTGGGCCGACCCGCATTTCGGGTTGGGCTGGTAGCCGAAACGAATGTTATCCATGAGGCCGTTCTGACGCAGACGCGCAGAACCGGTATACTGCCGGTCCATTTTTTAACGATCCCGCCAGCCAGGTTCCATTGCATGCTAAACGCCGACGCCCTTTCGCAGTTGCGCCAGCTCAAAACCGACATCGAAGCCCACAAGGTGGTCTATTCCGGCACGGTCAAGGCCACCAGCGGTCGTTTCGGTTTCGTTGCCCTCGACGATGGTCGGGACCTTTATCTGCCCCAGGAACAGATGCAGCGGGTCTTACCCGGCGATCGCATCGAGGTGATCGAGCACGAGGGTGAAAAGGGCAAGGTGTTCGCCGAGGTCGACCGCCTCGTGGAATCGCCGTTGAAAACCTTTGTCGGCCGCTACCAGGTGCGTGGTAAAGGACACTTCGTCGCACCGGAAACACCGGGGCTGAATCACTGGCTGTTCATCCCGCCCAAGCAGCGCGGGGGCGCCGAGCCCGGCGATTTCATCTATTGCCGCCTGAGCCG
Coding sequences:
- a CDS encoding heavy metal translocating P-type ATPase; this translates as MNIAQQPSRQLTISGASCQGCVKKIRQALSPLVDDADAVSVDLERQTVALPVTVDPAEAARLITGAGFPAEASADTAEQQDAGAYRTSPPYRTSPQGAAKHGEEAAQPDVRDAGESPVVQMAITGATCASCVNTIESAMRRVPGVTSARMNLADLTATAYGSGSASALIQAIESAGYGASEIHDSDAADEQRQEADAREYRSLLIKMAVGLGLGVPLMVWGLLGGTMSVTPANQPGWLAVGAATLAVLVLAGGHYFTGAWKAFRHHNANMDTLIALGTGTAWAYSMVVVAFPDVLPQAARHVYFEASAMIIGLINLGQALELRARGRTSQAIRRLLDLRAKTARVIRDGEERDIPVEDVQIGDRFRVRPGEKVPVDARVTDGHSRIDESMLTGEPMPVAKAEGDEVAAGTLNTSGSLVCEATRVGAETALAQIIQMVKKAQGDKPPIGRLADRISAIFVPTILLIAIAAALAWYNFGPAPQVVHMMVAATTVLIIACPCALGLATPMSVMVGVGKAAEHGILIRQGEALQLAGQIDTVVLDKTGTITEGKPRVTRVDTVDGLNEADLLRLAAGLEQHSEHPLAQAILAAADERHIDRAGARHFEAFNGQGVSAEWEGKTLRLGNRRWLESEGVDLQALAEAAAAISGQAGTPLFLARDRQALGVIGVADRIKPDSRDAIAAMQAQGIRVVMLTGDVEASAQAIAREAGIDEVHANVLPEDKASIVSRLRSEDRHVAMVGDGINDAPALAAADVGFAIGAGTDVAIESASITLMRSSLSGVTDAIAISRATVRNIRQNLFGAFVYNSLGVPIAAGILYPVWGLLMSPILAGAAMSLSSVTVVTNANRLRLFKPGKTHSGKEDVSR
- a CDS encoding DUF411 domain-containing protein, producing the protein MTKAKPFLRASLLSIVSLAVSPALVHAAEAITVHKSPTCGCCTDWVRHLEENGFEVTVHDTQNINQIKVDAGLTRELASCHTAFVGDYVIEGHVPATDIHRLLQEAPQARGLAVPGMPIGSPGMEMGDRQDPYTVLLFNGAGQNRPFATYP
- a CDS encoding EF-hand domain-containing protein, yielding MIKRICTVLIPVAGLVLAGCTTTDTPKAPASQKLSPGPKGQFECADRNGSDYIDRAELVYLRQCGVGEDLTCGDVPETVDERQPATNFEAGRRMLEVIDADGDESISELEFRAHCNSTGRAG